One window of the Novipirellula caenicola genome contains the following:
- a CDS encoding WG repeat-containing protein, whose amino-acid sequence MKKQITTKRIIVATAICTAVWFGYWWLSGGMRLYLENRDRVVRDEAYYEKRYTIPEGVEVFYPLPGTEHNLAISRSGTALFDGRPMGISYCYLRPPRSSYAKLSGQSTVLLPTSNWWGFGDRYGLQKLPPPIQYVSKIRNLGDSLFLVWDLSRRDDAFGRVPAITFDPLKKWRAPVEYVARSRIAEDRVFVTHEGINGKVGLADREGNILVQPKFEGFQEFREGRAAVKLDGKWGFIQRDGSWAVAPEYEIVTWYDQGMAMVLQEQGERLFFIDPDGKRLSDFPLDATLELSQHPDHIAYEGFVNGLIRLRDPAKRGKDGYDPTIYDEPIWGYCDRRGKWVVSPTFRRPTRYSEGFAIVEGDNAGKWGTWIMDEQGNEVAQIPKGNWTPFFYGMSAANHVGYIDTTGRIVYKFKPRPKPR is encoded by the coding sequence ATGAAGAAGCAAATCACGACCAAGCGAATCATCGTCGCCACTGCGATTTGCACGGCAGTTTGGTTCGGCTATTGGTGGCTCTCCGGTGGCATGCGTCTGTATCTAGAAAATCGCGACCGAGTCGTTCGCGATGAAGCCTACTACGAAAAACGCTATACCATCCCCGAGGGAGTTGAAGTCTTCTACCCGTTACCTGGTACAGAACATAATTTAGCAATTAGCCGTTCGGGAACGGCATTGTTTGACGGGCGGCCGATGGGAATTTCTTATTGCTATCTCAGGCCGCCTCGAAGTTCGTATGCCAAGCTAAGTGGGCAATCGACGGTCCTATTGCCAACTAGCAACTGGTGGGGGTTCGGCGATCGATATGGCCTTCAGAAACTCCCCCCTCCCATCCAGTATGTTTCAAAGATCCGAAACTTGGGTGACTCGCTTTTTCTCGTCTGGGATCTTTCCCGACGCGACGATGCGTTTGGACGTGTCCCCGCGATCACCTTCGATCCTTTGAAGAAATGGCGTGCGCCCGTGGAGTATGTGGCTCGTAGCCGGATTGCCGAGGATCGGGTCTTCGTCACGCACGAAGGGATCAACGGCAAGGTGGGATTGGCAGACCGAGAAGGAAACATTCTTGTGCAGCCCAAGTTCGAAGGATTTCAGGAATTTCGTGAAGGGCGAGCCGCCGTCAAGCTCGATGGCAAATGGGGATTCATCCAACGCGATGGGAGTTGGGCGGTCGCCCCGGAGTACGAAATCGTCACTTGGTACGATCAAGGCATGGCGATGGTACTGCAAGAACAGGGCGAGCGTCTGTTTTTTATCGATCCGGACGGCAAACGTTTGTCGGACTTCCCGCTGGATGCAACGCTGGAGCTATCACAACATCCCGACCACATTGCATACGAAGGTTTTGTCAATGGCCTGATCCGCCTAAGAGACCCCGCAAAACGTGGCAAGGACGGATATGACCCGACGATATACGATGAGCCCATTTGGGGCTATTGCGATCGTAGGGGCAAGTGGGTGGTGTCTCCGACGTTCCGCAGGCCGACACGCTACAGCGAGGGTTTTGCAATTGTCGAAGGGGACAATGCTGGAAAGTGGGGAACGTGGATCATGGACGAACAAGGCAACGAAGTTGCTCAAATTCCAAAAGGAAACTGGACACCGTTTTTTTATGGCATGAGCGCCGCGAACCATGTCGGCTACATCGACACAACCGGTAGGATCGTCTACAAGTTCAAACCCCGCCCCAAACCAAGGTAA
- a CDS encoding universal stress protein has protein sequence MKVLLATDGSSLAKNAAELLHHLKFQQPLKLSVLTVSLGPELTIHGNLQNLTREEEEKEFVARHHAELEAMFKDQCPDYFSKLHHTGNVAQSILEVSRRIVADLIVIGAVGHSLVSRMLLGSISDRVATHAKCSVLVVRPPDQDHRPHVCPKKITIAYDGSIASREAINEMMQLTWDPDCEFSVLSIAPSYDYLMSEGVAAGVLEDEAKALEQTKGKAEYMAKQLAEKLPNTHPHVIRSQHEGEAIVRFTEHQQSDLVILGDTGHSLLHDLFLGSTTKYVLRHAPCSVWISRHHHTAEGE, from the coding sequence ATGAAAGTGCTACTTGCGACCGACGGGTCATCGTTAGCGAAGAATGCTGCGGAGTTGCTGCACCATCTAAAATTCCAGCAGCCCTTGAAACTTTCGGTGCTTACCGTTTCGTTAGGGCCTGAGCTGACCATTCACGGTAATCTTCAGAACTTGACCCGCGAGGAAGAAGAAAAGGAGTTCGTCGCCCGGCATCACGCCGAACTCGAAGCGATGTTCAAAGATCAGTGTCCCGACTATTTCTCGAAACTGCATCACACGGGAAATGTGGCCCAGTCGATTTTGGAGGTCTCGCGACGCATCGTTGCGGATCTGATCGTGATCGGTGCAGTCGGCCATTCGTTGGTCAGCCGGATGTTATTGGGCAGCATTTCGGATCGCGTCGCGACCCATGCAAAATGTTCGGTTTTGGTCGTGCGACCGCCCGATCAAGATCATCGCCCACATGTCTGTCCCAAGAAGATCACGATTGCCTACGATGGGTCGATCGCGTCACGCGAAGCCATCAACGAAATGATGCAGTTAACGTGGGATCCGGATTGTGAGTTCAGCGTGCTCAGCATTGCGCCAAGTTACGACTACCTGATGAGTGAGGGAGTGGCGGCAGGCGTCCTTGAGGACGAAGCGAAAGCCTTGGAACAAACCAAGGGTAAGGCCGAGTACATGGCCAAGCAACTTGCAGAGAAACTGCCTAACACGCACCCGCATGTGATTCGCAGCCAACACGAGGGCGAGGCCATTGTTCGCTTTACCGAGCATCAGCAGAGTGATCTGGTGATTCTAGGGGACACAGGGCACAGTTTGCTGCACGATCTGTTTCTTGGCAGCACCACCAAATACGTCTTGCGTCATGCGCCCTGCAGCGTGTGGATTTCACGCCATCATCACACAGCCGAAGGCGAATGA
- a CDS encoding DUF4238 domain-containing protein, with amino-acid sequence MQQPKKKHQHTVPKMFLSAFACEENENQIFQYSRESLDVFPVAIRKATVQNHAYSIPDHPLVHELFLEDSFMKLESEASLPLLKLRRGERIESLKKVERYRISELFAVQFKRTTAMLQHRDSHASDFARPENTLAYIEKHHADLEKRFGQLEVDKLINRTIETGMGLNVPRQQTLLHAFIGLPRLTDTIFRMNWRIERAPCNQFFVTSDNPVFVRRRGRPRDTHLVGFERDDLGAEVYVALSPSKFLIASWDTPRTRKSASSSRVFELNRLTVLMANRFVYASRKLPSVMELLVMEQDFRLELPDLIGEVLGP; translated from the coding sequence ATGCAGCAGCCAAAAAAGAAACACCAGCATACCGTTCCAAAAATGTTCCTGTCTGCTTTCGCATGTGAAGAGAACGAAAACCAGATCTTTCAATACTCAAGAGAATCGCTCGACGTTTTTCCTGTCGCGATTCGGAAAGCAACGGTGCAGAATCACGCCTACTCGATTCCCGATCACCCTCTTGTGCATGAACTTTTTCTCGAGGACTCATTCATGAAATTGGAGTCTGAAGCCAGTCTGCCGCTATTGAAGCTTAGGCGTGGCGAAAGAATCGAGAGCTTAAAAAAAGTAGAACGATACAGAATATCCGAACTATTTGCGGTGCAGTTCAAACGGACCACTGCAATGCTTCAGCATCGTGATTCGCATGCCTCCGATTTTGCACGCCCTGAAAACACCCTCGCTTATATAGAGAAACATCATGCTGACCTCGAAAAACGGTTTGGACAGCTCGAAGTAGACAAGTTAATAAATCGTACAATAGAAACAGGAATGGGACTCAATGTTCCGAGACAACAGACGCTCCTCCACGCATTCATCGGTCTTCCAAGACTTACCGATACAATATTTCGAATGAATTGGAGAATTGAGCGTGCGCCTTGCAACCAGTTTTTTGTAACTTCGGACAACCCAGTTTTTGTGCGTCGCCGTGGACGTCCAAGGGATACACATCTAGTCGGGTTTGAACGCGATGATCTAGGCGCCGAGGTGTACGTTGCACTTAGTCCCTCAAAGTTTTTAATCGCGTCGTGGGACACACCGAGGACCCGTAAATCGGCATCGTCCTCGCGCGTTTTCGAGCTTAATCGCCTCACTGTATTAATGGCGAATCGTTTCGTTTATGCTTCACGGAAATTGCCCTCGGTGATGGAGTTACTCGTCATGGAGCAAGACTTCCGGCTAGAATTGCCAGACCTTATTGGCGAAGTATTGGGCCCCTGA
- a CDS encoding universal stress protein: MKRFKSILVGVDLSEGDRHVVDTIPAASMKAVTRAIWLAKINAAHLTFLNVLSPWAPNLDAETQLPVQQGHDQRTVRDHAKEVMAKLVQHANDEGVRADNRVVFGKSWMETIRQVIWKHHDLVIVGAKDEHPKHPFSTGSHTVKLLRKCPCAVWVTKLPPEQKLRSVLVAHDLRPVGDEAMELGGAMAELHDAELHVLHAIEYPEFDHVFPAPVSAEQAAQYRHDAEQKINDQLKQFNLSREAHIHFATRPPDFAIWHCIEQYNIDLLTMGTLGRYGISGLITGNTAERLLPLVPCSILAVKPLGFESPVTLPHHP; encoded by the coding sequence ATGAAGCGATTTAAATCCATCTTGGTGGGCGTCGACCTTTCCGAGGGCGACCGCCACGTCGTCGACACGATTCCCGCGGCGTCAATGAAAGCGGTCACGCGGGCGATTTGGTTGGCCAAAATCAATGCCGCCCATCTAACGTTCCTGAACGTGCTGTCGCCTTGGGCGCCGAATCTCGATGCCGAAACGCAGTTGCCGGTACAACAGGGGCATGACCAGCGTACCGTTCGCGATCATGCCAAGGAGGTGATGGCCAAGTTGGTGCAACATGCCAACGACGAAGGCGTCCGCGCGGACAATCGCGTCGTGTTCGGCAAAAGTTGGATGGAAACCATCCGGCAAGTGATTTGGAAGCATCACGATCTGGTGATCGTGGGTGCCAAGGACGAACACCCCAAGCACCCATTTTCAACCGGCAGTCATACGGTCAAGCTATTGCGAAAATGTCCCTGCGCGGTGTGGGTCACCAAGTTGCCGCCCGAGCAAAAGCTTCGCTCGGTCCTGGTCGCTCACGACCTGCGTCCGGTCGGTGACGAAGCGATGGAACTAGGCGGCGCGATGGCCGAATTGCACGATGCGGAACTGCATGTGTTACACGCGATCGAATACCCCGAATTTGACCACGTTTTCCCAGCCCCCGTGTCGGCTGAACAAGCGGCTCAATACCGTCACGATGCCGAGCAAAAGATCAACGACCAACTGAAACAATTCAATCTCTCGCGAGAAGCCCATATCCACTTTGCCACGCGGCCGCCGGACTTCGCGATCTGGCACTGCATCGAACAATACAACATCGATTTGTTGACGATGGGCACGCTGGGCCGCTACGGCATCTCGGGTCTGATCACCGGCAACACCGCAGAGCGATTGCTGCCGCTGGTTCCCTGCTCGATCCTGGCGGTCAAGCCGCTCGGGTTCGAGTCTCCTGTGACGCTTCCGCATCATCCTTAG
- a CDS encoding potassium channel protein codes for MRQLAWIIVVLVVLTGVGTGWFWLVEGWPLVDSAFMTVITLSTVGYNEVRPLSDRSRVFVMIYLVCGLGVFLFAVVQLGEMIVRAELRTWLRKRGMNSTLQSVKNHFIVCGFGRMGRTICHHLADRRLPFVVVDQNEKTLAECEQFGWPCVRDDATSDCTLLDAGIERARGLAVVLDSDADNLYVVLSARLIAPELQIIARATDESSAHKMEKAGANRVVSLFANGAATMAQLLINPHVEDFFEFVSGTGATLDLAEIRVGANSPCAGRTLSATDFRSRGVIVVAVRRPNGEVLLPPAGSTVIHADDVLIALGKVAAVSAVLSCEYQDAS; via the coding sequence ATGCGTCAATTGGCCTGGATCATCGTTGTCCTCGTGGTTCTCACTGGCGTCGGAACCGGATGGTTTTGGCTGGTCGAAGGTTGGCCGCTGGTGGATTCTGCGTTCATGACCGTGATTACCTTGAGCACCGTGGGGTACAACGAAGTCCGGCCATTGAGCGACCGCAGTCGTGTCTTTGTGATGATCTATTTGGTCTGCGGTCTGGGCGTCTTTCTTTTTGCGGTCGTCCAGCTCGGTGAGATGATCGTCCGTGCAGAGCTGCGAACTTGGTTAAGGAAACGAGGCATGAATTCGACACTTCAATCGGTGAAAAACCATTTCATCGTGTGTGGTTTTGGTCGCATGGGACGAACGATTTGTCATCATTTGGCAGATCGTCGATTGCCGTTTGTGGTGGTCGACCAAAACGAAAAAACACTTGCCGAATGCGAGCAGTTTGGTTGGCCGTGCGTCCGTGATGATGCGACCAGCGACTGTACGCTGCTGGACGCAGGGATCGAGCGTGCTCGCGGCTTGGCGGTCGTTTTAGACAGCGACGCTGATAATCTGTACGTCGTGTTGTCGGCGCGTTTGATTGCGCCCGAGCTGCAAATCATCGCACGTGCCACGGACGAGAGCAGTGCACACAAGATGGAAAAGGCGGGGGCCAATCGCGTCGTCAGCTTGTTCGCCAATGGGGCGGCCACCATGGCTCAGCTGTTGATCAATCCGCACGTCGAAGACTTTTTCGAGTTCGTCTCGGGAACGGGAGCGACGTTGGACCTTGCCGAAATTCGCGTCGGTGCCAATTCTCCATGTGCAGGGCGAACGTTATCGGCGACCGATTTCCGCAGCCGCGGTGTCATCGTGGTTGCGGTGCGTCGCCCCAATGGCGAAGTGTTGCTGCCACCGGCGGGAAGCACCGTGATTCACGCCGACGACGTGCTGATCGCGTTAGGCAAAGTCGCTGCTGTGTCCGCCGTGCTGTCATGCGAATACCAAGACGCATCCTGA
- a CDS encoding Na/Pi cotransporter family protein has product MSAVAIEAGNLITGIGGGLALFLFGMRQMTESLKTVAGSSMKTLLARLTANRFTAAIAGMIITAVIQSSSVTTVLIVGFVSAGLLTLSQSIGVIIGANVGTTITAQIIAFRVYQYGLLLIAIGFLTDVVARNEKIKQWGMVLMGLGMIFFGMNLMSEATTPLRQLPLFIDMIQNMQNPLMSIVIGFVFTAIVQSSSATTGIVIVLASQGLISLESGIGLIFGANIGTCVTAILSAFGRPREAVQAAWIHVLFNVGGVLLWMFFIPEFAQIVRVISPTANDLHGAARLAADTPRQIANAHTVFNVVNTLLFIGFTGPLAKLVNRMVPEREQPKGIDAIYLDAMFLEHPALALDQVHRELVRLGELNQSLLKQSLAVATQGNRRDIVRLRERVADVDHLHGEIITFLARLSQKNIMDPQSTQLYRYIGVANYMENVGDVVENNVLTDATKRIQSNVAVSLGTIEVLSTVHKQVCWAFDRLITALRERDFDAARDAAESKTEVNKIAEKAAFHLAQRLVAYEPNRLASFKVETDIIENLKRINTLTRRIARVLLENEVVSPPPHESWSATNATDHVNT; this is encoded by the coding sequence ATGTCCGCCGTCGCGATCGAAGCTGGAAATCTCATCACCGGAATCGGCGGCGGATTAGCTCTGTTTCTGTTTGGCATGCGTCAGATGACCGAGAGTCTAAAGACGGTGGCTGGCAGCAGCATGAAGACGTTGCTGGCACGCTTGACCGCAAACCGATTCACCGCAGCGATCGCGGGCATGATTATCACCGCGGTGATTCAATCCTCGTCGGTCACCACGGTACTGATCGTCGGTTTTGTCTCGGCAGGGTTGTTGACCTTAAGCCAATCCATCGGAGTGATTATTGGTGCGAACGTGGGCACCACGATCACCGCCCAAATCATCGCCTTTCGCGTGTACCAATACGGCTTGTTGCTGATTGCCATTGGCTTCTTAACCGACGTGGTGGCCCGAAATGAAAAGATCAAACAGTGGGGCATGGTCTTGATGGGGCTGGGGATGATCTTCTTTGGCATGAATCTGATGAGCGAGGCGACCACTCCGCTTCGTCAGCTGCCATTGTTTATCGACATGATCCAGAATATGCAAAACCCGCTGATGAGCATCGTGATCGGTTTTGTCTTCACCGCCATCGTGCAAAGTTCCTCGGCAACCACGGGGATCGTGATTGTGTTGGCAAGCCAAGGACTGATTTCGCTCGAATCGGGAATCGGATTGATTTTTGGCGCCAATATCGGAACCTGTGTGACCGCAATCTTGTCCGCATTCGGCCGACCGCGTGAAGCGGTGCAAGCCGCTTGGATCCATGTTCTCTTTAACGTCGGCGGCGTATTGTTATGGATGTTCTTTATCCCCGAATTTGCGCAGATCGTGCGTGTCATTTCGCCGACCGCTAATGACTTGCACGGCGCCGCGCGGTTGGCGGCGGATACACCTCGTCAAATCGCCAACGCGCATACGGTTTTTAACGTGGTGAATACGTTGTTGTTCATTGGGTTCACCGGGCCGCTGGCCAAATTGGTCAATCGCATGGTGCCCGAACGTGAGCAGCCCAAAGGAATCGACGCAATCTATCTCGATGCAATGTTTCTCGAACATCCTGCCTTGGCACTTGACCAAGTGCATCGCGAACTGGTGCGTCTAGGCGAATTGAATCAGAGTCTGTTGAAACAATCGCTTGCAGTGGCAACGCAAGGCAATCGTCGAGACATCGTCCGGCTTCGCGAGCGGGTCGCCGATGTGGACCATCTGCACGGCGAAATCATCACGTTCCTGGCCCGGCTTTCGCAAAAGAATATCATGGATCCTCAATCCACCCAGCTGTATCGCTACATCGGCGTCGCCAATTACATGGAGAATGTTGGGGACGTCGTCGAGAACAATGTGCTGACCGACGCGACCAAACGAATCCAGTCCAACGTGGCTGTTAGCCTCGGAACGATCGAAGTGCTAAGCACGGTGCACAAGCAGGTCTGTTGGGCATTTGATCGGTTGATCACGGCGCTTCGAGAGCGAGACTTCGACGCAGCCCGTGATGCAGCGGAAAGCAAAACCGAAGTCAACAAAATTGCCGAGAAGGCCGCGTTTCACTTGGCCCAGCGACTGGTGGCCTACGAACCGAATCGGCTCGCTTCGTTCAAAGTGGAAACGGATATCATCGAGAACCTTAAACGGATCAACACACTGACGCGGCGGATCGCCCGCGTGCTTCTGGAAAACGAAGTCGTCTCTCCGCCTCCGCACGAGTCGTGGTCCGCAACCAACGCAACGGACCACGTGAACACCTAA
- a CDS encoding BON domain-containing protein, which produces MIQTTASSSHAAELPSVISLDVALKANELFHTCPYSSLRNVHCRFHEGVLILSGEVPSFHMKQTAQELIRHVLHVEQIDNRLVVAR; this is translated from the coding sequence ATGATTCAAACAACAGCCTCTTCCTCCCACGCCGCCGAATTGCCCTCCGTGATCTCGTTGGACGTGGCCCTCAAGGCGAACGAACTGTTTCACACCTGCCCCTATTCGTCCCTCCGAAACGTTCACTGCCGCTTTCACGAAGGCGTCCTGATTCTCAGTGGCGAAGTGCCCTCGTTCCACATGAAGCAAACCGCTCAGGAATTGATTCGACACGTGCTGCATGTCGAACAAATCGACAATCGTCTTGTCGTTGCTCGATAA
- a CDS encoding FAD-dependent oxidoreductase, protein MVSITKTLLPSLCTRVPLAVALLIGISGPSPAATEADVIVYGSTPGGFCAAIAAAREGASVILLEPTDHVGGVNTGGLCFSDSNQTVRTTVMGLFDEWHRRIEQDYQSRGVTLPYDVSVKDQSKWSYEPHVAARVTQQMLGEAKVTVLTERVLESVVKDGSRIQSLRTSDGDFAAKVFIDGTYEGDLMAAAGVSWTIGREGKSEYGESLAGKQYPKAKMNIAGLDDDGNPLPLITTTDAGPVDQGDSNVMVYSFRLCLTADPKNRVPMPKPDHYDPARFEAVRRHLRNNGSGVGFDLYDVPGGKLDGNNSIGGQFSFGFVGACNGWSEADAAKRQQIWEAHKQYTLEFFQFLTTDPAVPESTRKHYARLGLCKDEFAKYGHFSPQLYVREGRRMKGMYVVSQNDILVDQQKEDPIVVSSFPIDSHDCQRVALRDGGVVNEGTIFPVRMKGKRHGYPYHIPYRAILPVPSECSNLLVPVALSCTHVAISSIRVEPTWMILGQSAGIAAAMAADKEAAVQELDYPELRERLVRQKQVLEIPEGIFDQDTVDVSKLQGIVLDDEAAQLSGVWKHSTNFSPHVGRGYVHDDKIADGGSKATFRLTVPKSGKYELRMAYSAHPTRATNVPVLVTSDSTEAKFSVDQTQTLPAGELFRSIGVADLSDAGETVISVTNTGTDGFVILDALQLVPLANTK, encoded by the coding sequence ATGGTTTCCATTACCAAGACGCTACTTCCTTCCCTTTGCACACGAGTTCCCCTGGCTGTCGCACTGCTGATCGGCATCAGCGGCCCGTCCCCAGCGGCGACCGAAGCCGATGTGATCGTCTATGGCTCGACGCCGGGCGGTTTCTGCGCGGCGATTGCTGCGGCCCGTGAAGGTGCCTCGGTGATCCTGCTTGAACCCACCGATCACGTGGGCGGCGTCAACACCGGCGGTCTCTGCTTTAGCGATTCCAATCAAACCGTTCGCACCACCGTGATGGGGCTGTTCGATGAATGGCATCGCCGAATCGAGCAAGACTATCAATCCCGCGGCGTCACATTGCCTTACGACGTCAGCGTCAAAGATCAAAGCAAGTGGTCCTACGAGCCGCACGTGGCCGCGCGGGTGACCCAGCAAATGCTCGGCGAGGCCAAGGTGACCGTGCTGACCGAACGTGTGCTTGAGTCGGTGGTCAAGGATGGCAGTCGCATCCAAAGCTTGCGAACAAGCGACGGAGATTTCGCGGCCAAGGTGTTTATCGATGGAACCTACGAAGGCGATTTGATGGCCGCGGCTGGCGTTAGCTGGACGATCGGACGCGAAGGCAAAAGCGAGTACGGCGAGTCGTTGGCGGGGAAACAGTATCCCAAAGCGAAGATGAACATTGCGGGACTGGATGACGACGGAAATCCATTGCCGTTGATCACCACCACCGACGCCGGCCCTGTGGACCAAGGCGATTCGAATGTGATGGTTTACAGTTTCCGATTGTGCTTGACTGCCGATCCAAAGAATCGTGTCCCGATGCCCAAGCCGGACCATTATGATCCGGCTCGCTTCGAGGCCGTTCGCCGCCACTTGCGGAACAACGGCAGCGGTGTTGGTTTTGACCTGTACGATGTGCCTGGCGGAAAACTGGACGGCAACAATTCGATCGGCGGCCAATTTTCGTTTGGGTTTGTCGGAGCCTGCAACGGATGGAGCGAAGCCGACGCGGCGAAGCGTCAACAGATCTGGGAAGCTCACAAACAATACACGCTCGAGTTCTTCCAATTCTTAACGACCGATCCTGCGGTGCCCGAGTCCACGCGCAAACACTACGCTCGACTCGGGTTGTGCAAAGACGAGTTCGCGAAATACGGCCACTTCTCGCCGCAGCTTTACGTTCGCGAAGGCCGCCGGATGAAGGGCATGTATGTGGTCAGCCAAAATGACATTTTGGTCGATCAACAGAAAGAGGATCCGATCGTGGTTTCCTCGTTTCCAATCGACTCGCACGATTGCCAACGCGTCGCGCTGCGTGACGGGGGCGTGGTCAACGAAGGGACGATTTTTCCCGTGCGGATGAAGGGAAAACGACACGGCTATCCGTACCACATTCCCTATCGTGCGATTTTGCCAGTGCCGAGCGAATGCTCGAACCTATTGGTGCCGGTGGCACTTTCATGCACCCACGTGGCCATTTCGTCGATTCGGGTCGAGCCGACTTGGATGATTCTTGGACAATCTGCCGGGATCGCTGCGGCGATGGCGGCTGATAAAGAGGCGGCGGTGCAGGAACTCGATTATCCCGAACTACGTGAGCGGCTGGTGAGACAAAAACAGGTGTTGGAAATCCCAGAGGGAATTTTTGATCAAGACACTGTGGATGTGTCCAAGTTGCAGGGGATCGTGTTGGATGATGAAGCGGCTCAACTGAGCGGTGTCTGGAAGCACTCGACGAATTTCTCGCCCCATGTCGGCCGCGGTTACGTGCATGATGACAAGATCGCCGATGGCGGTTCGAAAGCCACATTTCGCTTAACCGTACCCAAGTCGGGCAAGTACGAACTGCGAATGGCTTATTCGGCCCATCCGACGCGCGCCACCAACGTGCCCGTGCTCGTGACCAGTGATTCGACAGAAGCGAAGTTCAGTGTCGACCAAACTCAAACGCTGCCCGCAGGCGAATTGTTCCGCTCGATCGGTGTCGCGGATCTCAGCGACGCTGGCGAGACCGTCATCTCGGTAACCAACACCGGCACCGATGGGTTCGTCATCTTGGACGCACTGCAATTGGTGCCATTGGCGAATACGAAGTAA
- a CDS encoding DUF1080 domain-containing protein produces MLLQSITVCKPWIMFSLVCGMVFSGAVAAAGEVDPQQKDWYEKYKNQQNIPPADEMLLNTDAEPDLSEGFTSLFNGKDLTGWSPKGGTCTFEANDGVLKGTCVPGSPSTYLSTDKDDYRDFIFTCEMKWEVNGNSGVMFRAQSKTSESKKGVKSETVFGPQAEMEGITGDRHWSGGIYGQSCGGYFYPLWLKEHQKVRAALKKTDWNRLTIMAKGNVVKTWLNGVPAAHWVDDGTYPEGFFGLQIHKGNSGTVLWRDIRVKELTQ; encoded by the coding sequence ATGTTGCTTCAATCCATCACGGTTTGCAAACCGTGGATCATGTTTAGTCTCGTTTGCGGAATGGTGTTCAGCGGAGCCGTCGCAGCGGCCGGCGAAGTCGATCCACAGCAAAAGGATTGGTACGAAAAGTACAAGAATCAACAGAACATTCCGCCCGCCGACGAGATGTTATTGAACACCGACGCGGAACCCGACTTGTCCGAAGGGTTCACCTCGCTGTTCAACGGAAAAGATTTGACTGGTTGGTCCCCCAAGGGCGGCACGTGTACGTTCGAAGCGAACGACGGAGTGCTGAAGGGAACCTGCGTCCCTGGATCGCCAAGCACTTACCTGTCCACCGACAAAGATGACTACCGTGATTTCATCTTTACATGCGAGATGAAATGGGAAGTCAACGGCAACTCGGGTGTGATGTTTCGCGCTCAGTCGAAAACGTCCGAATCGAAGAAGGGCGTCAAGTCGGAAACCGTGTTTGGACCGCAAGCGGAAATGGAAGGCATCACCGGCGACCGCCATTGGTCCGGCGGAATCTATGGTCAAAGCTGTGGTGGTTACTTCTACCCGCTGTGGTTGAAAGAGCATCAGAAGGTCCGCGCGGCACTGAAGAAAACCGACTGGAATCGCTTGACGATCATGGCCAAAGGCAACGTCGTCAAAACATGGCTCAACGGTGTCCCGGCAGCCCACTGGGTCGACGATGGCACTTATCCCGAAGGCTTCTTTGGACTGCAGATTCACAAAGGCAACAGCGGCACCGTGCTGTGGCGTGACATCCGCGTCAAAGAACTGACGCAGTAA